TAATTAGCTGCTTACAAGAAGTGTGTCCGCTAGGGAAACTTTTGTGCCCTTCCTTGATGACACTCTTCACTCCCGTACACATAACATTGGTTGTGATATTGTCAAACAACTAGATGTACATGCATGTTGATCGAGTAAAAATATAAGCACAAGTAAGAACTAAGGTATACAAACTTCAAGCCAAACAAAGCTTCAAATAAATAATAGGTAGTTAATTAACTGAGGAACTCACCCCCTTGCCATCTGGGAAACAACGCCAAAAGAAATCAGGTCTAGGACGGCCAACAGCAACTTTAATCGCATCGGTTATAACTCCAGTGATCAGCACAGAAAATAGAAGGCCTAtatccattttaaattttagtatatataTCAGTATAACAAATATAAACAGCAGCAAAAagaacaataaaattataagaaggTACTGAGAGCTACCCAGAATGGCATGGTGCAGATCATAGACATCCTTTCTGATGAAGTAATAAGCAATAATGATGGCAAAAGGCAGCAATATCCCAAAAATCTATTGTGAGAGACAGAGGACCCCATTTTAGCATTAAAAACAACGAACTCTAACAATTTTACAGGAAGAAGATTTCAAATGTAAGATACTAAAACTTAAAAGTTGAAACTTACTGGAACAGCCCAGAAGGGAACTGTATTATCTTTCAGTGGGTAAGACAGGTCTGTCATCTCATCTCTCCCAACAAATCGGTGAAATGGTTCTATAACATTCAAAATGACATCTATCACCAcaagaaacaaaagaatcaGCCAGTCATGCATATGTTTCCTGGCAAGTTTGACTCCATGTGATCTTACAGTGTGAGAACCCAACTGAATCTCAGGCATTTTGTTGCTGATCTGCATCCAAATTCAAAAATTAGCTAATGGAAAGTAATACCAAAATTGGAAGAGCCTGTGtttactaaaaaatttatactGACAAAAAAGGTACACAGTACAATCAAATGTCCATTTGTTGTGACTCCGAAGGAAAAAAGCAGAGAAAACAATAAATATATGTTGCTCACTAATTGATAGAACAATGACAAACACCAGTAGCTCTAAATTCTAATCCAttctgtataattttatttatttcagtgcAAAGTTCATAAATGTCTTCCACTGTTATTCCTCAAACTCTTGTTatttagctatgggaagtccaTAAACTAATATGGTGGTGAAGGATTAAGGCATTCAAGTAATTTTGAAAGTCTTGTTCGTTCAATATTGACTACTTCTATGAACTTACTCTAATTTATAGACTTCGATTGCAATATTAGCTCCTGAAACAATCAAAATGAAACAGAACTCTCCAATGTCTCAATTTTACAAAATAACGATACACCAAACTAAACAAGCAACTACCTTATGATGTCTGCTTGCTATATAACacacaaaaaaataaagaataaaataataatagcaTGAAGATTCTCGTTAAGTTCAAAGATACATGAAAtcctaaaagaagaaaaagttttGCATTAAGTAAGTTGAGAGCAGATGCAAACATTCTACTCTAATTTACGAAAACAAGCGACCTTATACTTCTTCATGCAGATTTTCATATACGAACGATTCGTTTGGCTGCTAAGAAAGTGTATGGAAATACAAGAAACCAAAATTTCCAGAACAatgtggagagagagagagagagagaaattgaGAGAGGAGACTTGTCCACTGCAATAAGCCTACAAATCGAAAGCTACATAAGTTAAGTTTGGCATATTTAAACAATTGAAAACAAAGGCAACAAACAGACTAtttgtttctttctttctctttcctttCCACCAATTTCTCAGAAACCAAACAGTTTTccattaaactttttttttataaaaaatctacAAAGAGGTACTCACGAAAACAAAAACGACGGAAGCGAGAAAAGGCATAAAGAGCAGCAGAATCGGAGTAAGTAGAAGACATGGAAGACAAACTGACCTGGGCGATAAAAACTATGGAATTTGAATTTGGGGAGAGAATACAAAAGTGGAGAgagttttctttttcaaaaaagcAAAGGAAATGCGCGTGGCTTCTTTCTCTTTTCTGAAAGATGTTTAACGAgaaaattgattaaaacttGAATCATCGGAAGTAGAGAGCAGAGTTAAGTGAGGAGTTAGTGACCGAGTCAAGGCTTTATTTTCACTGGCCAATTCTGCCACCTTAATTCCCGTCGCTTTCCGATAATCCATTTTTTGTACCATACGGTCACGGTTATGGTCACGGCGACACTCTCCCGTCGGTATATCCTGATAacattttagtttgttttttcAGTTAGGGGTATTGGAAAAaagttcaaattaatttatatttacatcgattttaaagttaaaatttttcaatttatcataattatcttttaatggattaaattaaattaaattaaattttaaaaaataataaaataagtatttaataattaattaaattataatttaaagacAGTAGAACTCATTCTTTACCTTTtataaaaaactattaaaaatcACCATTTTCTTAaatacttttcttttatttcttaattatagTATATTAGAAGAATAATAAGAACAGAAGtcaattttaaaacaaaattgaagtaatctttataattaagattttatgataataatttatctcATTATTATTGCGGctatttttatgataataatttatctcATTATTATTGCGgctatttttatacatattataatgattgattatttataatttataataaaaattaaaaaatattttttataagtaaattagaataatataaatattaatacagctataattaataattactatAAGCTTAgtgaaattaatttctaatattattaattttattttaggaGAATTAAATtgcttattataataaaaataatttattgaatttaatataaattttaacatttaaaaattttaattataaatatataatatataaatctatatataattaaaatttaagtagataataattttactatttaaattaaattaaagttaataaaatttgaaatttgtatatatttaaatttacaaGTGTacgataattttataattgaatttaaatttatagtgaattataaattaagtagataattatttcattatttaaattaatttaacattaataaaaaatttaattttgagttatatataaataataaaaatttaaatatatttatttaaaaaagtcaaatttatagcataaaattattaaaataacacatttaaatattaaataatattaaaaaaataaaaaataatatataaaaatttttaaataataataataatatatatactaaatatatacctataaatataattcttttatattataaaagagTATAAAACTGTAACGCACGTTTATTaagattaatatatataaaagttggGATGAGAGgcaaaattttaaactaattaaaatatttttatatttttaatatttataaaaattaataataatatagattaaaatatcaattttaaaattattttacatata
This Manihot esculenta cultivar AM560-2 chromosome 6, M.esculenta_v8, whole genome shotgun sequence DNA region includes the following protein-coding sequences:
- the LOC110616930 gene encoding lipid phosphate phosphatase 2 isoform X2, coding for MKICMKKYKISNKMPEIQLGSHTVRSHGVKLARKHMHDWLILLFLVVIDVILNVIEPFHRFVGRDEMTDLSYPLKDNTVPFWAVPIFGILLPFAIIIAYYFIRKDVYDLHHAILGLLFSVLITGVITDAIKVAVGRPRPDFFWRCFPDGKGLFDNITTNVMCTGVKSVIKEGHKSFPSGHTSWSFAGLGFLSWYLSGKIRAFDRRGHIAKLCVIVFPLLVAALVGISRVDDYWHHWQDVFAGGLIGLTVASFCYLQFFPPPYDIDGWGPHAYFQMLAESRNGAQTSDNTNFLNGRQPELQTVCIDSQHQSVTDRDTNPILEQNRGERRR
- the LOC110616930 gene encoding lipid phosphate phosphatase 2 isoform X3 — its product is MPEIQLGSHTVRSHGVKLARKHMHDWLILLFLVVIDVILNVIEPFHRFVGRDEMTDLSYPLKDNTVPFWAVPIFGILLPFAIIIAYYFIRKDVYDLHHAILGLLFSVLITGVITDAIKVAVGRPRPDFFWRCFPDGKGLFDNITTNVMCTGVKSVIKEGHKSFPSGHTSWSFAGLGFLSWYLSGKIRAFDRRGHIAKLCVIVFPLLVAALVGISRVDDYWHHWQDVFAGGLIGLTVASFCYLQFFPPPYDIDGWGPHAYFQMLAESRNGAQTSDNTNFLNGRQPELQTVCIDSQHQSVTDRDTNPILEQNRGERRR
- the LOC110616930 gene encoding lipid phosphate phosphatase 2 isoform X1, encoding MPFLASVVFVFISNKMPEIQLGSHTVRSHGVKLARKHMHDWLILLFLVVIDVILNVIEPFHRFVGRDEMTDLSYPLKDNTVPFWAVPIFGILLPFAIIIAYYFIRKDVYDLHHAILGLLFSVLITGVITDAIKVAVGRPRPDFFWRCFPDGKGLFDNITTNVMCTGVKSVIKEGHKSFPSGHTSWSFAGLGFLSWYLSGKIRAFDRRGHIAKLCVIVFPLLVAALVGISRVDDYWHHWQDVFAGGLIGLTVASFCYLQFFPPPYDIDGWGPHAYFQMLAESRNGAQTSDNTNFLNGRQPELQTVCIDSQHQSVTDRDTNPILEQNRGERRR